Proteins encoded in a region of the Populus alba chromosome 13, ASM523922v2, whole genome shotgun sequence genome:
- the LOC118040589 gene encoding uncharacterized protein: protein MDLSWLSAILVGAGCLALGYCIGTRRPFCFFLRLTRKVVRDTNTNPSSHHGNKNNNSKEPFETDKLADILDDFKMVLVVRNDLKMGKGKIAAQCSHATLGLYKKLLHRAPKALNRWEMCAQPKVVVKIESEEGMLILQDRANSLNLPTHITIDAGRTQIAPNSRTVMAILGPVGVVDDVTGGLKLL from the exons ATGGATTTGAGCTGGCTTAGTGCCATATTAGTTGGGGCAGGCTGCCTTGCTTTAGGTTATTGCATCGGGACACGCCGccctttttgcttctttttaagATTAACACGAAAAGTGGTTAGAGACACGAATACTAATCCTAGTAGTCATCATGGAAACAAGAACAATAACTCCAAAGAACCATTTGAGACTGATAAGCTCGCTGATATTCTTGATGATTTCAAGATG gTTTTGGTTGTTAGAAACGATCTTAAGATGGGAAAAGGGAAAATTGCAGCTCAATGCAG TCATGCAACTTTGGGTCTGTATAAAAAGCTTCTTCATCGAGCACCCAAAGCTTTAAACAG GTGGGAGATGTGTGCTCAGCCAAAGGTGGTCGTGAAAATTGAAAGTGAGGAGGGCATGCTTATTTTGCAA GACAGGGCAAATTCACTTAACTTACCAACCCATATTACGATTGATGCAGGAAGAACACAGATTGCTCCAA ATTCAAGAACAGTGATGGCTATTCTGG GACCTGTTGGAGTGGTTGATGATGTCACAGGTGGACTGAAGCTTTTGTAG